A stretch of Carya illinoinensis cultivar Pawnee chromosome 14, C.illinoinensisPawnee_v1, whole genome shotgun sequence DNA encodes these proteins:
- the LOC122293956 gene encoding uncharacterized protein LOC122293956 isoform X1 — MIVQLEYHPMTSVSFSTIELQVGGCRRSDVTDDGAVIHYISDCNGRYGCFYAKAVVSSERENRKLLAGLKQKKETVKVKGGLQASATGSNGGSFQGWELRRVPSGPDPLHHNGGNPTKPRTP, encoded by the exons ATGATCGTACAGTTGGAATATCACCCTATGACGTCAGTTTCTTTCTCGACCATCGAGCTCCAGGTGGGCGGGTGTCGACGTTCGGACGTCACTGACGACGGCGCTGTCATTCATTATATTTCAg ATTGTAATGGAAGGTATGGGTGCTTTTACGCCAAGGCAGTTGTTTCCTCGGAGAGAGAGAACAGAAAG CTGCTTGCTGGTTTGAAGCAGAAGAAAGAGACTGTGAAGGTGAAGGGTGGCCTGCAAGCATCAGCCACCGGTAGTAATGGCGGTAGCTTTCAGGGTTGGGAGTTAAGGAGGGTTCCCTCTGGTCCAGACCCGTTGCACCATAACGGGGGTAACCCAACAAAACCTAGAACTCCTTAA
- the LOC122293956 gene encoding protein CLAVATA 3-like isoform X2 → MSSKSMFIFVVFILVLGSVLLMGEAFDCNGRYGCFYAKAVVSSERENRKLLAGLKQKKETVKVKGGLQASATGSNGGSFQGWELRRVPSGPDPLHHNGGNPTKPRTP, encoded by the exons ATGTCATCAAAATCGATGTTTATATTTGTGGTGTTCATTCTCGTTTTGGGCAGCGTGTTGCTCATGGGTGAAGCTTTCG ATTGTAATGGAAGGTATGGGTGCTTTTACGCCAAGGCAGTTGTTTCCTCGGAGAGAGAGAACAGAAAG CTGCTTGCTGGTTTGAAGCAGAAGAAAGAGACTGTGAAGGTGAAGGGTGGCCTGCAAGCATCAGCCACCGGTAGTAATGGCGGTAGCTTTCAGGGTTGGGAGTTAAGGAGGGTTCCCTCTGGTCCAGACCCGTTGCACCATAACGGGGGTAACCCAACAAAACCTAGAACTCCTTAA